One genomic segment of Burkholderia pyrrocinia includes these proteins:
- the gor gene encoding glutathione-disulfide reductase — protein sequence MDFDYDLFVIGAGSGGVRLARMSASYGARVGIAEQEQIGGTCVLRGCIPKKLLVYASHYPHEVDDAKGFGWTFGAGTLDWPALIAAKDREINRLSDIYINLLRQSGVEMYAGRATLVDAHTVAIGARTIRARHIAIATGSRPSLPRRPGIEHAITSREALSLATCPKRIAVVGGGYIAVEFAGIFNGFGSHVDLFYRGEKILRGFDDDVRQFLTDEMTKQGVAIHSRAVVESISRADDGTLSVRVGDARHGPYDAVLYATGRVPNVDGLGLEQAGVLLDARGAIAVDAYSATSVASIHAIGDVTSRPQLTPVATRDGALLARTLFGGSRVAADHEWVPSAVFSQPEVATVGLTEADARRAHGDVDIYRTSFKALRHTLSGRDERTMMKLVVARDSQRVIGAHMVGRDAGEIIQGVAIAIRAGATKAQFDDTIGIHPTAAEEFVTMRQKLAD from the coding sequence ATGGATTTCGACTACGACCTGTTCGTCATCGGGGCCGGCTCGGGCGGCGTGAGGCTCGCGCGGATGTCGGCGTCATACGGCGCGCGCGTCGGCATAGCGGAACAAGAGCAGATCGGCGGCACCTGCGTGCTGCGCGGCTGCATCCCGAAGAAGCTGCTCGTCTACGCGTCGCACTACCCGCACGAAGTCGACGACGCGAAAGGCTTCGGCTGGACCTTCGGTGCCGGCACGCTCGACTGGCCCGCGCTGATCGCCGCGAAGGATCGCGAGATCAATCGGCTGAGCGACATCTACATCAACCTGCTGCGGCAATCGGGCGTCGAGATGTACGCGGGGCGCGCGACGCTCGTCGATGCGCACACCGTCGCGATCGGCGCACGCACGATCCGTGCGCGGCACATCGCGATCGCGACCGGCTCGCGTCCGTCGCTGCCGCGGCGGCCAGGCATCGAGCATGCGATCACGTCGCGCGAGGCGCTGTCGCTCGCGACGTGCCCCAAGCGCATCGCGGTAGTCGGCGGAGGTTATATCGCGGTCGAGTTCGCGGGCATCTTCAACGGCTTCGGCAGTCACGTCGACCTGTTCTATCGCGGCGAGAAGATCCTGCGCGGCTTCGACGACGACGTGCGTCAATTCCTGACCGACGAGATGACGAAGCAGGGTGTGGCGATTCATTCGCGCGCGGTGGTCGAATCGATTTCCCGCGCGGACGACGGCACGCTGAGCGTGCGCGTCGGCGATGCGCGGCACGGGCCGTACGACGCGGTGCTCTATGCGACCGGCCGCGTGCCGAATGTCGACGGGCTCGGGCTCGAACAGGCGGGCGTGCTGCTCGACGCACGCGGCGCGATTGCCGTCGATGCGTATTCGGCGACGTCGGTCGCGTCGATCCATGCAATCGGCGACGTCACGTCGCGACCGCAGCTCACGCCGGTGGCGACGCGCGACGGCGCGCTGCTCGCGCGTACGCTGTTCGGCGGGTCGCGCGTCGCGGCCGATCACGAATGGGTGCCGTCGGCCGTGTTCAGCCAGCCCGAGGTCGCGACGGTCGGCCTCACCGAGGCCGATGCCCGTCGCGCGCACGGCGACGTCGACATCTACCGTACGTCGTTCAAGGCGCTGCGCCATACGCTGTCGGGTCGCGACGAGCGCACGATGATGAAGCTCGTCGTCGCGCGCGACAGCCAGCGCGTGATCGGCGCGCACATGGTCGGCCGCGACGCGGGCGAGATCATCCAGGGGGTCGCGATCGCGATTCGCGCGGGCGCGACGAAGGCGCAGTTCGACGACACGATCGGCATCCATCCGACCGCGGCCGAGGAGTTCGTGACGATGCGGCAGAAGCTGGCCGACTAG